Below is a genomic region from Candidatus Methylacidiphilales bacterium.
CTGGGTGCGCCGGCTCATTCGGTGGGATACGAGAGGACAATTTTATTTCGCGACGCAACAAGGGGCCCTTTTTCAGAAACTTCTTCAAGCCCATCCGGAGCTCATGGATGTAAACTCGATTGTTATCCACGACCAACGCTCATCACGTGACAACCTTTACATCAAGAGTGAAGCTGTGCTTTTTGCATTTAGCCTTCTAGACTACCCCTATCGCTTTCTGGCTCTTTTGCGTTACTTGCCCCGAAGGCTTCGCGATCGAGGATACGATTTGTTTGCGAGACATCGTTACCGTCTATTTGGACGCTACGACATCTGCCCAGCTCCACCGCCGCATCAACGTTCTCGATTTCTTGATTGAAGAAGTCTTGATCTCACTATGGAATCTACGACAGAGGCTTACTTTTCCAATGCCACATTTTCAATTGTGGTGCCGTTTTACAACGAGTCAGAAAATCTGCCGCGACTGATTCAAGAGATCGACGACGTGCTGCTCTCGATGAAAGCTCCTGCTGAGATCATTCTTGTGGATGACGCTAGCACGGACGAGCCAGAAAAGCCTAGTGCGAGTCCGCATTTTTCCATTCGTTGGCTTCGTCTTACTGAGCGATCCGGGCAAAGCGCAGCAATCTACTATGGCATCCAAGAAGCTTCCGGCAAATATGTTATTTTGATGGATGCAGACTTGCAGAACGATCCTGCGGATATCCCCCGCCTCTTCGAAAAAATTGAAACTGATAAGCTCGATCTTGTGACGGGAATCCGCGTGCGGCGCGAAGACAACGCGGTGAGGCGCTACTCCTCAATCATCGCGAATGCGGTGCGCTCGACTCTTCTCCGCGATCGCACTACCGACACGGGATGCTCGCTAAAAATCATGCGCCGAGAGCTGGCGCGTCGCTTGCCTGGCTGGAATGGCATGCACCGATTTATTCCTTCATTTGCAGTAGCAATGGGCTACACGGTCGGAGAAATTGAGGTGAATCATAGGCCACGTGTTGCAGGAGTGAGCAAAGTGATCGGTTGGCAACGTGCGATTCGCGCGACGGTGGATTTGATAGGGATGTTGTGGTTGACGCGCCGTCAATTCAAAGGTGTGCCGGAATCGGATGAATTGCCAAGAGTAGCTCCGAAGGTCGATGATCCAAGAGCGAGCTAAGCTGAGAGATTGCAGCTTGTAGCACAGGCCTCGGATGCTGGAGAAGACATGTTGGAGTCGCAGGTTTTAATGCCCAGTGTTTCGAAAAGTGCGTAATCACTTTCGACCGATGGGTTTTTAGCGGTCAAAAGTTTACCTCCGAAAAATATGGAGTTGGCCCCTGCGAAGAAGCACCAGGCTTGGGTCTCGCGGCTGAGGTTTGTGCGTCCGGCTGAGAGACGGATGCGAGTGCGAGGAAAAGTGATCCGTGCGACGGCAATCAGGCGAATCAATTCAAAGGGGTCTACGGGTGGCTGGTCTGCCAGAGGGGTGCCGGGTATGGGTTGCAGGCAATTTATCGGCAGGCTCTCTGGCGGGGGATCGAAGCTGGCGAGCACTTCGAGCATTTTCAAACGATCGATGATGGTCTCTCCCATGCCGATGATGCCTCCTGAGCAAATGGCCATTCCTGCTGCTGAGGCGTGACGTATCGTATTGAGCCGATCTTGGTAGGTGTGTGTGGTGACGATTTTCGGATAGAAGTCGGGGCTGGTGTCGAGGTTATGATTGTAAGCGGTAACACCTGCTTCTTTGAGCATCTGAGCGGATCGAGGGGTGAGATTTCCGAGCGTTACACAGACTTCCATGCCAAGCGCAGCGACGCCACGGACCATTTCAAGGACCGGTTGGAGTTTGCTATCGTTTTCTGAGACGCCACGCCAAGCAGCACCCATGCAGAAGCGGGTAGCTCCCGCTGCTTTTGCGGCTTTAGCTCGCTCGATGACATCCTGAGGATTCATCAACTCCTCACGCGTGATGCCAGTCTGATAGTGAGCACTTTGGGAGCAGTAGGCGCAGTCTTCTGAGCATCCGCCGGTCTTTATGCTTAGGAGGGAGCAGAGTTGCACGGCATCTTGTTTCCAATGCTCAAGAAAGACTTGACGTGAGCGGGTGACCAATTCGAAGAACGGTAATTCGTAGAGCGATTGCAACTCGGCGAGGGTAGTCATTACCCGGCTAGTATGAGCAAGAGGCAGTGTGGCGGCGAGTGAATTTTCTTTGATTAATGATTAGTATAAAAAGGATGATAATCGCTACCAGTGCTGCTCGGGGCTCTGGAACCGGGACGATTTCTCCGCTCGAAAGGATTGTGGCTCCTTAGATCCCCGGTGCGAGACCTTGAGGATTGACGAAAACAATTTGAGCCAACTTAGTGGGAGTGAGGCCTGAGCTGTTGGTGCCGAAGTAAATTTGGTCTGTGCCTCCTCCGTTGGTTGAGCCGCTCCAATTTAGAATTTGGAGTTGTGCACTGCTATTCCAAAAGGCAGAGCTGCTGTTGGCAAATTGGAGGATGCTGTTGCCTGAGCCTAAGTCTAGGGTGGAGGAAGCGGAGAGGGTTAAAACGCCTAGCGTCTCGGAAAAACCTTGTGTAGAGAATGTGCCGCCGGCGAGCGTGAGGTTGCTGGTGTTGTTGATTTGGTCAGATTGGCTAAGCAATAAGGTGCCTGAAGATTGGACGAGAAGGTTGCCGTTGATGGCATTGACGCCTGGAGTTTTGTTGAGTTCCAATGTGCCGCTGGCCACAGTCGTCAAGCCAGTGTAAGTGTTGGGAGAATTTCCAGAAAGCGTGAGGGTGCCAGAGCCTGTTTTGGTGAGATTGGAAGCGGTGGAGAGGCCATTTGTGATCGAGCCGGTAACAAGATGATTGGAGGCTCCAGCCATTGTGAGGGTGCGATTGACAGCGGAGTCGGAGAGATGGATTGTGTTGTAGATTAATGGGGCACTGGCTGCTGTGAAGGTTCGGTTGCCTGTTAGCTCGATGGTGGAGTTTATAGTCTGGGGTTGAGAGGAGTTGTTGTTGATGGCACTGGGGATAAGGGTGTATGAATTGAGAGTGAATGCATCAGCGCTGGAATCAAAAGTGAGGGTGCCGACGATGCGGTTGACTTGAAGGTCGACTGTGGTTTGGATTGTGCCGGAGAAAGTTACATTGGCTCCAGGGGAAGGCACGGTGTTGGTGCTCCAGTTGCTAGGGACCCCCAGTTGCCATTTCCTCCAGCGCCTGTCCATATTTGGGCTTTGAGAAAAGCTGGGAAGGCTAGGATGAAAAGGATGTGAGATAGATAATGATATGCATGACACCAACGACTTTTCATCAGGTGTTGATGTAGCAGAATCCATGCCAGTCATGGTTTTCAAAGGGCCAAACGAGCTTGCTTTTGGCTTTTTTTGATGGAGATTACATATATGCTGATTTTCAGGAGATGGGTCCTCAGTTGTGTAGCGGGCTTGTATTTGGCGGCGGCACCGATAGCCTGGGGATGTGCTGGTTGTAAGACCTCGTTGGTTAGTGGCGACTCAGAGGCAGAAAAATCTCAACATGCGGTCATGGCTTACAGTGTGAGTGTGTTGACTATGTTGGGGGTTGTAACAGGGCTGGTATCTTTGGGAGCTTGGGGTGCGCGACAGACCTTACAGAGGCTGCAGGCATTGAAGGCCGATATGAGGGGTGACTGATGGTTCGGACAGTGTGAAGACGCTGATTCTGGCACCGTGGGCTGTTGTCGAAGATGGAGTGATAGTAGAAGCGGCCGCAGTATGGGTGGAGGGGGATAAAATTGGCGGCTGGGCACGTGCGGATGGAGTGGATCGAAAGGATTATGATCAGGTCGTGGAGTTGGATCACTGTGTGTTATCGCCGGGCTGGTTGAATGCCCACACGCATTGGGATTATGGGTTTTTAAGAGGAAATTGGCCGAGAGGAGGAAGTTTTATCGAATGGCTGCAGCAGATGGTCGAGGTGAAGCGAAGGGCCGATAGGGCTGCGGTATCGGAGGCGATGGTTAATAGCGCAGAAGAAAGTTTGCGGAGCGGTTGCACGACGGTGTTGACGATTTGTAGTTTCCCCGAATGGATTCCTGATGCATTTCAGGCTGCGCCTCGGACCATTTGGGCGATAGAATGGATCGATTTTTTGCAACCGATAGCGGCTGACTTTTTGGAAGAAAGGATGAGTGAGTATATGAGGAGAGTGGTTAACTTTCATCACTCAATCGCTATTTCGCCCCACGCACCTTATACGGCATCTCCAGACCTTTATCGTATGGCTCTTGATTGGGCTTCGCGCTATAACGTTATCTGCACTACGCACCTCGCAGAGTCTGAAGCGGAGTGGAAGATGTGGACTGAGGGTGACGGGGAAATGTCGGAGTGGCTCAGCGGACGTTTTTGGTGGCAGTGGACAGTGGGGCAAACGCCTGTAAGTTCGCTTGTTCAATCAGGAGGGATGACGGGAGGAATGTTGATTGCGCATGGGAACTATTTGTGTTGTGAGGATTATGCGTGGTTAAAAAGATATGACGCCACGGTGGTGCACTGTCCGCGTTGTCATGGTTTTTTCGGGCATCAAGATTTTGATTGGGAAAGCTATCGGCGATCGGAGATAAACGTCTGCGTGGCAACGGACAGTCTTGCCAGCACGTCCTCTCTTGATTTGCGAGGTGAACTGTTTTACTTGAAACAGCAAAATCCTGAATGGAGCGAGCGAGAGTTGTGGAGGAGCGTTACGTTATATCCTGCTAGGGGATTGCGACTCGCGGATTGCTGTGGACGTATAAGTGCAGGATTGAATGCGGATCTTGTTGCGTTTCCACTGCGCAAAGAGCTAGAGCCTTGGAGTTTTATTTATGAGGAAAATGAGACAGTATCGTGGGTGATGATGGGTGGGAAGATAAGCGTGATATGAGTCGTGTGGCTTTAATTAACGGTGGAAAAGGAGATTTAGCACAGGCCATCGCACATGTGTTGAAGGAAAAGGGCTGGGGGGTGATTCATACGCCGGGCAAAGATGAGCTCGACGTAAGGGATGAAGATGGGGTGAGGAAGTATTTTGGGAGAATCGAGCGGCTGGATTTATTTATTCACAATGCAGGTTTCATCCGTGACCATGCGTTTTTGAATCTGAATTGTGAAGACTGGGATGCCGTGATGGCCGTTCATTTGAGGGGAGGTTTCTTATGTGTGCGGGAGGCGTTGAAGATAATGATGCGGCAGGAGGAAGGCGGTCATGTGTTACTTATTGGTTCTAATAGCGCGCGTAGCGGTAGCTTTGGACAAAGCAACTACGCAGCTGCAAAAGCTGGATTAATAGGGCTTGGGCAGGCGATTGCACGTGAATATGGTCAGCGGAATGTGCGTTGTAATGTGGTCTTGCCGGGTTATCTTGAAACGAAAATGAATCGGCATCTGCGAGCTGAAATTGTGGAAGCAATCAGACGACAGCATGTGCTGGGGCGATTTACAACGATAGAGGAATCGGCTCGGATGATTGCGGCGTTAGCAGAGAGCCAGCATATATCGGGACAGATTTTTCAACTCGACTCGAGGATTAATCCATGGACTTGAATTTTACTCGCTACCTCGAAGAACAGCTTGAGGCGATAGAGAAACGTAATCTTCTGAGGCGCCTTAACATTATAGAGACATTGAATGGGCCTTATTTGCAACACGAGAGTGTGCAGTATCTGAATTTTGGGTCGAACGATTACCTTGGTTTAGCCCAAGATACGAGGGTGAAAGAGGCCGTGCTGGAATATTTGCGCGACCACAGGCGTAGCTTGGGTGGAACTTCGTCGCGACTTATTACAGGTCATGCTGCTGTGCTGGCTGAGGCCGAGAAACGGTTAGCAGAATTTAAGGGGACGGAGGCTGCGTTAATTTTTTCGTCAGGTTATGCAATGGCGTTGGGTGTAATTCCGGCTTTAGTGGAGAGAGGAGATTTCATTCTACTGGATCGAAAAGCACATGCGTGTCTAATTGACGGTGCGCGTCTGAGCGAAGCTTCTGTGCGAACGTTTCCTCACAATGATATGGAAATGCTACAGAGCTTGCTGTCAAGAATACGGGAGCGCCATCCGAAGGTTAAAATCTGGATCATCACTGAGTCGTTATTTTCAATGGATGGCGACTGGGCGCGCTTAAAAGAGATTGTCGAACTTAAAAAGCAGTGGGGGGCATGGCTGCTCGTGGATGAAGCTCATGCTACAGGGATTTATGGAGCACGGCATCGCGGGCTACTTGAGCTACACAAAATTGAGTCAGAGGTAGAGGTTCAAATGGGAACACTGGGAAAAGCTCTAGGACTAATGGGTGGCTATATCGCAGGTTCATCAAATTTGGTTAATTACCTCATCAATCGAGCAAGAAGCTTTATTTTTTCGACCGCTCCATGGCCTGCTTTAGGAGTGGCTGTGAATAAGGTTCTTGAAATAATCCAGGACGACAAAGAGTGCCTGAGTTTGCTGTCGCGGCTCTGGAAAAATGCTCACGATTTTAAAAAAAATATTTTCGGGGAAAACGTAATGCCACCGATTTCACCTGTTTTTCCGTTGATTCTTGGAGAGGAACAGAAAGTGCTGGAAGCAATGGAATCGCTGAAAAACCAGAAAATATGGGTTCCTGCGATTCGTTATCCTACAGTGCCTAAAGGAAAAGCGCGCTTGCGTGTATCCATTACAGCGCTTCACGATGAAGGATCTATCAATAGACTTGCTTCAGCACTTAAAGTTGCTGGATTGAATTTTGAGAATGAATAGTCACGAAGCTTTTTTCGCACATTTGCAGACGAGCGGCTATTCAGACAAGACGATTCGTAATTACAAACAGGCGATTAGCGATTTTCTCAGGTATAGGCAATGTGGAGAATGGGGAAAATTTACCGAGCGCGATTTTCGCGATTATCTCCATCAACTAACAATTAAGCATCGTCTGAATGCGAGCACTTTGCGCTTACGTTTTGCGGCTATTAGAAGTTTTTATCGTTGGGCTGTGCAGCGCGGATCCTTAAAACATAATCCAGCGCTTAAAGTTACACTGCCTAAACTTCCACGCCGATTGCCTCGTTTTATTTCCCAAACACAGATTGATGCGCTGCTTGATGCGCCATTTAAGCGACTAAAGGAGGAACAAGACCGCTTGTCTCAGGATGGGGGCAAGCGTCGCGGTCGGATATGGCGAGAATGGCAAGCGTGGAGAGATCACGCGATCCTTGAAGTCTTGTATGGCTCAGGAATGCGAATTTCTGAGCTACTTAACATGAGGTGGGCAGAGGTAGACTTCGTTCAAGGCGTCGTGCGAGTCACGGGAAAAGGAAATAAAGAACGAATTTGCATTTTAACGAAGCCAGCTTTACATGCGCTGAAGAGATACAGGGAGCTGTCTCCATATGGCGATTCCCAACATATTTGGCTTTCTGACCTTGGGGAGCGGTTAACAGCTCGAGCTATACAGTTGTCTTTAAAAAAGTATCTTACAATTGCTGGTCTCGACCCTCGACTTACCCCGCATAAACTGAGGCATTCATTTGCTACCCATTTACTCGAACGAGGGGCAGATTTAAGAAGCGTCCAAGCGTTGCTGGGGCATGCACAGCTTTCCACGACCCAGATTTACACACGGGTAAGTCCAGCACATCTGAAATCGGTGTATCAAAGCACGCATCCCCGCGCTTAATTAGGGATACTCTATTGCTGCGTAGATAGGTCGATCCCCTAGGCGCTCACGGCCATTCAGAAAAGTCAACTCAAGTAAGAACGCCAACTCGACGACTTTACCGCCGGCTTTTTCGACGAGATTGGCAGCGGCGCCGGCAGTGCCTCCCGTGGCTAAGACATCGTCGATGATGATGACTTTTTCATCCTTTTTTACCGAGTCGACATGCATTTCCAGGGTGTTGTGTCCATACTCTAAGTCGTAATCGACTGAAATCGTCTTGTATGGCAATTTTCCCTTTTTTCGAATGAGGATTAATCCGACACCTAAGACATGAGCTACAGCCCCTGCAAAGACAAATCCGCGCGCATCGATGGCAGCAATTTTATCTATCGTTTTGCGTTGATAGCGCTCGACAAAAACTGTGACTGCTAAACGAAAAAGTTGCGCATCGACGAGGATCGGAGTGATGTCTTTGAACAACACACCCGGTTTTGGGAAATCGGGCACGTCTCGAATCTCTTTCTTGAGGCGGTCCAGGGAGCTTCGGTATGGATACATGGTCTATTTATTTTGTTTTTTCCTCCTCTAGAATTTTCCTGAGTTTTTCCAACGCGATTTTTTGCAACTGGCGGATTCGCTCACGGGTGACGTTGAATTTTTTACCGATTTCCTCAAGCGTCATCTCTTTGCCATCTTGGGTCCCTAAGCCAAATCGAAGCTTGAGAATCTTTTGTTCGCGCGGGTCGAGTTTCGGCAAGATCTCTGCCAGGCGATCTTTGAGATTATCCATTACGAGGTCGTAGCTTGGATCTTTGACCGATTCATCAGCTAAGATGTCGCCTAGCGTGGCACTGTCGCTTTCTTGAGTTAGTGCTGCATCAAGGGAAGAGGGCCGCATCGTCGCCATACGGAGCTTAGCGATCTTTTGGGGAGTGGTGAATAGCTCTTCCGCCAGCTCTTCATCTGTCGGCTCGCGATCTAATTCTTCTGCGAGTTGCATGGCTACGCGACGCATTCTTGCGATTTTATCAACCAAATGCACAGGCAGACGTATCGTTTTGCCTTGGTTAGCTAGTGCGCGTTTGATCGATTGTCTGATCCACCAAGCAGCGTAAGTGCTGAGCTTGCCGCCTTTGTCTGGGTCAAACCGGTCTACTGCTTTCATCAGGCCAAGGTTGCCTTCAGAGACTAAATCTACGAGCGGCATTCCATATCGACTGTATTCGTGAGCAATTTTGACCACAAGCCGTAGATTGGCTTGGATCATACGGTTGCGGGCTTCTTGATCGCCTTTTTTGATTCGCTTAGCGAGTTGCTTTTCTTCTTTTGGGGTGAGCAAGGGGATTTCATTAATCTGGCGGAAATAGTATTCCAAGGAATCGTCATAAGCATCGCCCACCATACGGGCAATCAGAATGGGTGTGTTGGCTTATGTGGTCAATCCATTTTGAAAACTGGGATTGAAATATGGATTCCAATGGACAACATGGAATGGGGCGCCCATAGCTCAATTGGATAGAGCGTTGGCCTCCGGAGCCAAAGGTTTCGCGTTCAAATCGCGATGGGCGCATGAGGCTCTTGGATCAAATATGTCGGGAGTCTGAAGGGTCCTTAGCCGTATAGCCACTTTCCTGGCGTTGATGGTTAATTTGATTTTTCTTAACGTAAGCTTGAAATACATCCTCTGCCGTCATCCCCAGCACTTGAGCTAACGAAATCAAAAAATGAAAGAGATCGATAACTTCAACGCGAGCATTTTGTTCATCGAACTTTTGATACTTTGCCCACCACTTCCACGGCACGCTATCTACCAGCTCGGCAAGCTCCTGTGTCATCGCTCGGGAATAGTTTAAGATCCAGCGAATCTTTTCCTCTTCACTTAATCCAGTGAGTTTTACGCCGATCCGCGCATTCAACTCCTCTTGAAGTCGAAAAATTTCGTGGAGCTTATCTTGCGGCATGGAGGAAACACTCAATTTGGGGTAGCCTTAGGCATTGGAATTAACCGATCAAGCACTTTCGCGCTCGACAAGACTCCCGGCAAGCCGGCGCCTGGATGTGTGCCTGCCCCTACAAAATAGAGGCCTTTGATATCCTCGGATTCATTGTGGGGGCGAAACCATGCACTTTGGGTTAAGATTGGCTCAAACTGAAATGCAGAGCCAAGATAAGCATCGAGCTCGGTCTCAAAATCGGCGGGGGTGAAGATGCGCTGCGTTATAATATTTTCTCGGAGTCTAGGGCACACCCGTTCTTCGATGGTTTTTAATATAGATTCCGCGTAACGGTCTTTCTCTCTCTCCCAATTAATCTTTCCTCCTAAATGTGGCACGGGGGAGAGCACGTAGAAACATTCACATCCTTCAGGTGCGAGCGATGGATCTGTGCGAGTTGGCGCGTGAAGATAAAGTGAGAAGTCTTTAGCAAGAATTTTGTGATGAAAAATATCATCCAAGAGGCCTTTGTAGCGTTCAGACAAGATGATGGTATGATGAGCCAGATAAGGATAGGTGCACCGTGTTCCGAAATAGATTAAAAAAAGCCCCATCGAATACCGCATGTTTTCTAGGCGTCGATCAGTCCACTTTTTTCGAGCTTCTGCGGGAATCATTTTGCGGTAGGTATTAGCGACGTCAGCATTCGAAACGATGATCTCTGCTCTCCATTCGCGACCGTCTTCAGACTGCACTCCTTGGGCGCGTCGACCTGAAAGTATAACCTTTTTTACCTTTGTATTGAGTTCGATTTTGCCGCCCATTTCCTTAAATAGCCTTACAAGAGCCTGCACGAGGGCACCTGTCCCTCCTATTGCGAAATGGACGCCCCACTTTCTTTCGAGATAATGGATCATCGAGTAGATTGAAGAGGATTGGAAGGGGTTGCCTCCAACAAGCAACGGATGAAAACTGAACACTATGCGGAGCTGTGGATCTCGAATGTAGCGGGAGGTGAGCTTGTAGACGGATTCAAAGCTACGGAGCCTGATTAAATCTGGAGCGACGCGGATCATATCTGTGAGATGTGAAAAGGGCTTATCGGCGAGATCGATAAAAGCTCGACGAAAAATTCTCTCTGTTTCTTCCACAAATTGCTTGTAACCCTCGACGTCAGTCGGTGAAAATTTTTTTACTTCTTCGATCATTTTGATCTCATCGCCTGTGTAATCGAAATGCCGTCCATCAGCAAAAATAATGCGATAAAATGGGTGGTTGGGCACAATACGCACATAGTCTTCGGTTTTTTTACCTGCGAGCGCAAACAGTTCATCGATTAAAAATGGGGCGGTGATAATCGTCGGCCCTGCATCGAATGTGAAACCGTCCTGGCGGTAGACGTAGGCGCGTCCTCCTGGCTGATCTCGCATTTCTAGTATCGTCGTGTCGTAACCTTTGGCTTGTAGGCGTATGGCGGCGGCTAGTCCTCCAAAGCCTGATCCGATTACAAGGGCTTTAGCTTGAGTAATATTCGGACGGTAGAGCATTCGATATGGATTTATTTTTCGAGGGAACTTAGGGAACTTGGCTAAAATAATTGAAAAAGTCCACCTTCAAAAATTTTTCAACATTTCTGGGCTTGAGGCTTTTCTTTGATTTATCGAGGCGATGGCTTTATCTCATCTGTTGCAGAGGTTATCGTTGCTACTGTCAGTTGAGTGAGCTCGAGTGAGAGTTGAGGTTGTAGAAGTAGAAGTGACGCTGTAAGGGACGTAGAAGTGACGCTGTAGGAGGTTATGCTGTAGCTTTGTGCGTCGAAGATAAAAACTTTATCGAATTTGTGACTTCGCTTCGAGAGAAGGTTGGTGTTTGAATTTAGTCACCATGAGTTGGCCTTTTGATCTTGAGCATAGTGTTGTCATTGCGTTGATGCTGATCATCCCTGGATTGGCAGCTTGGGGTGCAAGGAAGAGCCAAGGTGTTTTACTCGGCGTGCGATGGAGCTTTACGGTTATGCTAGTGGGTAACAAATTTTTTGCGCTTTATCTTGCTCTAAATGTGGAAGGCATCGGGTGGCGCGACATTTTGCCTTTACACGTTTGTGATCTGGCGACGCTGTGGGTGATTTTAGCTTTGTGGAGCCGCAATCAAATATGGATGGATTTGGCCTATTTTTGGGGATTGGCAGGCACTTTGCAAGGGGTGCTGACGCCAGACTTGCCTGTGGAGTTTCCGCATGCGCGGTGGTTTTCGTTTTTTATTTCGCATGCAGGTATCGTGGCTGGGGTCTTATATTTAGTGTGGGGGGAACGACGACGGGTTTATTTGCGTTCGGTCTGGGCTGCTTGGAAATGGATTATGGTTTATGCGGTCTGTGTATCGGTGGTGAATGTGCTTTTGGGGACGAATTACGGCTATCTGTGCGCTCCGCCTCAGAATCCTTCGCTGATTGATTATCTTGGTCCTTGGCCATGGTATATCGGCAGTCTGATGATTTTGGCTGTGGTGAAGTTTTTTATTTACTACCTTCCTTTTGCTTGGAGTGATTTTCGTCGAAGACAACAGGGGGCTGCTAGATAAGCTTTAATGCTTCTCGCAAGAGCGTTTCGGGGCTTGCATTCGGGCAGTGCAGTTGTGCTTGCTTTACGGCAGTCTGCGCCTCTTGTTGTTTGTAACCCAAGGCGACTAGGGCGAGCACAGCATCTGTGGCGGCTTGTTGTGAGGAAGCCTGCGGATTGGCTGGTGAAGCGGCTGGAGAGGCAGTAAGGTTGATTTTATCACGAAGATCTAGGACGATGCGTTCGGCTGTTTTTTTTCCGATGCCTTTAATCTGGCTGAGGCGAGTGACGTCGTGTTGAAGAATAGCCGCACGAAATTCATCCGGTGAGAGATGATTAAGGATCTGAATCGCCATACGAGGGCCGACTCCTGTGACGTGTTGAATGAGGAGGCGAAAGAGGTCACGCTCTTCGTGTGTAGCGAAGCCGTAGAGGACATGGGCATCTTCGCGAACGATGAGTTGCGTCAGTAAGGTGCAGGGCTGTTGAGGCGATGGGAGACGATCATAGGTGGAAAGGGGGATAAAAACTTCATATCCGACACCTTGCACGTCGATTGTCACTTGTGTAGGCAAGGATTGGAGGAGGATACCACGGAGTTGTGTGATCATTGGATGAGATTATCGGCCTGGAGATATGGATTGAGTTAAGTTAGAAGAAGAAAAAGGAACTGAAAGAAGTTACAATGCCTTAGTTGGGGACATCGGAGCGAGGATACTTTGGTAATGGGTCCAAGCAATAGCCAGTGCATCTGCAATGTCGTGAGTGGGGGTGTGGTCCAAACGGAAGAGCGAACGCATCATGTTGGCGACTTGGTTTTTTCCAGAGTTGCCTAGGCCAGTTGCAGCTTGTTTGATACGGCGAGGAGCGTATTCGTATGTCGGTATGGCTTTTGATTCTAAAGCTAGAAGTATGACCCCTCGTGCTGCACCGAGGGTGATAGCAACGGCTGCATTTTGTAGGTAAATTATTCCTTCCAGAGCTGCATGCATGGGTTGATATTTTTCGATAAGCTCGAGTGTCAGGTTGTATATCTTTTGAAGGCATTGAGAAGGACGAAGTGAGGAGCAAACGCGAAGGACGCCATAGTCTAAAGCAGTGGGAGGGGTCGG
It encodes:
- a CDS encoding tyrosine recombinase XerC; this translates as MNSHEAFFAHLQTSGYSDKTIRNYKQAISDFLRYRQCGEWGKFTERDFRDYLHQLTIKHRLNASTLRLRFAAIRSFYRWAVQRGSLKHNPALKVTLPKLPRRLPRFISQTQIDALLDAPFKRLKEEQDRLSQDGGKRRGRIWREWQAWRDHAILEVLYGSGMRISELLNMRWAEVDFVQGVVRVTGKGNKERICILTKPALHALKRYRELSPYGDSQHIWLSDLGERLTARAIQLSLKKYLTIAGLDPRLTPHKLRHSFATHLLERGADLRSVQALLGHAQLSTTQIYTRVSPAHLKSVYQSTHPRA
- a CDS encoding adenine phosphoribosyltransferase, whose translation is MYPYRSSLDRLKKEIRDVPDFPKPGVLFKDITPILVDAQLFRLAVTVFVERYQRKTIDKIAAIDARGFVFAGAVAHVLGVGLILIRKKGKLPYKTISVDYDLEYGHNTLEMHVDSVKKDEKVIIIDDVLATGGTAGAAANLVEKAGGKVVELAFLLELTFLNGRERLGDRPIYAAIEYP
- a CDS encoding RNA polymerase sigma factor RpoD/SigA gives rise to the protein MVGDAYDDSLEYYFRQINEIPLLTPKEEKQLAKRIKKGDQEARNRMIQANLRLVVKIAHEYSRYGMPLVDLVSEGNLGLMKAVDRFDPDKGGKLSTYAAWWIRQSIKRALANQGKTIRLPVHLVDKIARMRRVAMQLAEELDREPTDEELAEELFTTPQKIAKLRMATMRPSSLDAALTQESDSATLGDILADESVKDPSYDLVMDNLKDRLAEILPKLDPREQKILKLRFGLGTQDGKEMTLEEIGKKFNVTRERIRQLQKIALEKLRKILEEEKTK
- a CDS encoding dUTPase, with the translated sequence MPQDKLHEIFRLQEELNARIGVKLTGLSEEEKIRWILNYSRAMTQELAELVDSVPWKWWAKYQKFDEQNARVEVIDLFHFLISLAQVLGMTAEDVFQAYVKKNQINHQRQESGYTAKDPSDSRHI
- a CDS encoding phytoene desaturase; amino-acid sequence: MLYRPNITQAKALVIGSGFGGLAAAIRLQAKGYDTTILEMRDQPGGRAYVYRQDGFTFDAGPTIITAPFLIDELFALAGKKTEDYVRIVPNHPFYRIIFADGRHFDYTGDEIKMIEEVKKFSPTDVEGYKQFVEETERIFRRAFIDLADKPFSHLTDMIRVAPDLIRLRSFESVYKLTSRYIRDPQLRIVFSFHPLLVGGNPFQSSSIYSMIHYLERKWGVHFAIGGTGALVQALVRLFKEMGGKIELNTKVKKVILSGRRAQGVQSEDGREWRAEIIVSNADVANTYRKMIPAEARKKWTDRRLENMRYSMGLFLIYFGTRCTYPYLAHHTIILSERYKGLLDDIFHHKILAKDFSLYLHAPTRTDPSLAPEGCECFYVLSPVPHLGGKINWEREKDRYAESILKTIEERVCPRLRENIITQRIFTPADFETELDAYLGSAFQFEPILTQSAWFRPHNESEDIKGLYFVGAGTHPGAGLPGVLSSAKVLDRLIPMPKATPN
- a CDS encoding TIGR02206 family membrane protein, yielding MNLVTMSWPFDLEHSVVIALMLIIPGLAAWGARKSQGVLLGVRWSFTVMLVGNKFFALYLALNVEGIGWRDILPLHVCDLATLWVILALWSRNQIWMDLAYFWGLAGTLQGVLTPDLPVEFPHARWFSFFISHAGIVAGVLYLVWGERRRVYLRSVWAAWKWIMVYAVCVSVVNVLLGTNYGYLCAPPQNPSLIDYLGPWPWYIGSLMILAVVKFFIYYLPFAWSDFRRRQQGAAR
- the ruvA gene encoding Holliday junction branch migration protein RuvA gives rise to the protein MITQLRGILLQSLPTQVTIDVQGVGYEVFIPLSTYDRLPSPQQPCTLLTQLIVREDAHVLYGFATHEERDLFRLLIQHVTGVGPRMAIQILNHLSPDEFRAAILQHDVTRLSQIKGIGKKTAERIVLDLRDKINLTASPAASPANPQASSQQAATDAVLALVALGYKQQEAQTAVKQAQLHCPNASPETLLREALKLI
- the ruvC gene encoding crossover junction endodeoxyribonuclease RuvC, with protein sequence MTIIGFDPSLRHTGYAVVKIAHPTPPTALDYGVLRVCSSLRPSQCLQKIYNLTLELIEKYQPMHAALEGIIYLQNAAVAITLGAARGVILLALESKAIPTYEYAPRRIKQAATGLGNSGKNQVANMMRSLFRLDHTPTHDIADALAIAWTHYQSILAPMSPTKAL